GGATCAGAGGCAAACTCCTGGGCAGTATAGCCGGTAACCGCAACACAAGAAGGACTGTGCTCTGTTTTTTCAGCCTGGCCCTGACTGACGGTTACAGTATAAAGATAGTCCGTCAATTCTTCAGTAATCCTTCTGAACCGTTCTTCACTGCGCTGCAGGGCTTTTTGTGCCTGAAGGCTCAATAATGAGCCTGTGTCACGATAGTCATAAGAGTCATTCATAAAAATAAACTCCAGCTGTAAAAGTTGAGTACAGAGTAAGACTGACAGAATAAACTGTCACAGTGCACATGCAGATATCTTAAATTCTACTCACTCAGTATACTCAACCATCACCTTTTTTGTTGCGAATTTTAAAAAAATGTGCAAAATTCTTCTCTGTGGATAATTTCTTTATTTTTTTATATCAGTCTAACCCTATTGAAAAAAAGCAGCGGACAGATAAAGAATTAAACTGTTCGTATCTGTTTAGCGCTTTGCATGTGGCATGGCTTCCTGCCCGGAGGCATACAGCCCGGAGGGGGACTGGCTCTTCCGGGACCCACTTGTCCCAAAAAATGAGATATTTTAAGCACAAAATAATGTTCAAGTGGGTCCCTGAGTGCCTGTCCCCTGCTTTCCTTAAAAGCGCTAAACAGATACACTGAACTGTTCAAAGTTTGGGATGCCTGACCACAACTTTTTACAAAACACCAATTATTTTTAGTTTCTTTGCCGGGTTGTTCAGCGGAAAGTTTATGAAAAACAAAGCAAGCAGAAAAAATCATTTGCTTCAGGAACTGCGCCAGAAAGCAGAATCCAGAATCAACAATCTGAAAACCGGTGAAGATATTGACTTCACCAGTATACATGAAGTTATTCATGAACTTAATGTGCATCAGGTTGAACTGACCATGCAAAAAGATGAACTGGAGGCCAAGCAAAGGGACCTGGAAAAATCGAGAAATGAATACTTTAGACTGTTTGACCTTGCTCCTGTAGGATACTTTGTTTTTGACGAAAAAGGCATTATTATTGATGTCAACAATTTTGGCTCAAAAATTCTTCATCAAACCCAGGACAAACTAATCAACAAACCTTTTATGCTTTTCCTTGACACCAATTACCAGAAAACTTTTATCGATCACAGAAAAAAAACATTACAGTCCCGAAAACCACAAAATACCCTTCTTAAACTCAAAAGCAGAAGTAATCAGGAGATTCTGGTTAAGGTTACCAGTATCGCCTTTGAACATAACCAGGGTGAACCTTTGCGCTGTTTCTCAGTTATGGAAGACATTACAGAACTGCAGCAGTCATTGGAAGCACAGAAACAACTAAATACAGAACTTGAGCAAATCAATACCCAACTAAGACAAGAAGTCAAAAAACGCAAAGAGATTGAAACTGAGTTAATACAGCATAGAGATGCAGCCCAGTCTGCCACCCGTGCCAAAAGCGAATTTCTGGCCAATATGAGTCATGAACTGAGAACGCCCCTTAATGGCATTATGGGCACCATTCAGGTTCTTGAAACATCTGATATTGATTCTGACCTTATGGAAATGGTAGAGATGGCCAAAACTTCAGGGACGGGAATACTGAAAATTTTAAACGATATCTTAGAGTTTTCCAGCACTCACCAGGAAAGCTTTACAATCAAAAATAAGTTTTTTGAGTTGCGCAAGGCAGTAAGCCATGTTTTTGATGCTTTCCAGTCTGTAATCAACCAGAAAAGCCTTCATCATACCATTGAGATAGATCCTGATATACCTGCTTACATTTGCGGAGATGAGGCCAGACTTCGACAAGTCATTTTCAATCTGCTGGGTAATTCTGTAAAATTTACCGAGAACGGCAATATCAATCTTAAAGTCAACCTTGCTGCATCAGATGACTTGCATATAACCTTGAAGTTCAGTATTTTCGATACTGGAGTCGGAATTCCCCAGGACCTCATTAAACAGGTATTTGAACCGTTTACTCAGGTGGATGGAAGCTATACCAGGAAGTATGGCGGCATAGGTATGGGACTGTCCCTTTCCAGCAACCTCATCAAACTGATGGGTGGGGACATAGATATCCAGAGTAAACCTCAGAAAGGAACAGTTGTTGACTTTACACTGAGCTTTCTCAAAAATTGCCCGCAGGAAGAAAAATCTGAAGCCTGATGTTTCTTGACAATTGTCACCTTTGCATGTGGCACGGTTTCCTGCCCGGAGGCATACAGCCCGGAGGGGACCCGGCTCTCCCGGGACCCACCTGCC
This window of the Desulfonatronovibrio magnus genome carries:
- a CDS encoding PAS domain-containing sensor histidine kinase, with the protein product MKNKASRKNHLLQELRQKAESRINNLKTGEDIDFTSIHEVIHELNVHQVELTMQKDELEAKQRDLEKSRNEYFRLFDLAPVGYFVFDEKGIIIDVNNFGSKILHQTQDKLINKPFMLFLDTNYQKTFIDHRKKTLQSRKPQNTLLKLKSRSNQEILVKVTSIAFEHNQGEPLRCFSVMEDITELQQSLEAQKQLNTELEQINTQLRQEVKKRKEIETELIQHRDAAQSATRAKSEFLANMSHELRTPLNGIMGTIQVLETSDIDSDLMEMVEMAKTSGTGILKILNDILEFSSTHQESFTIKNKFFELRKAVSHVFDAFQSVINQKSLHHTIEIDPDIPAYICGDEARLRQVIFNLLGNSVKFTENGNINLKVNLAASDDLHITLKFSIFDTGVGIPQDLIKQVFEPFTQVDGSYTRKYGGIGMGLSLSSNLIKLMGGDIDIQSKPQKGTVVDFTLSFLKNCPQEEKSEA